Proteins from a single region of Ammoniphilus oxalaticus:
- a CDS encoding DUF2157 domain-containing protein: MNRKWLEQEGPNWVNQQIITSEQFEEIINLYPPHQRRMQLLPVLASILIGLSLLTFVASNWAGLSHLVRLMILIVTMTGFYSFGFSFYNKGHQWVGQGLLGLGVITFGGSMILIGQMYHLIAYDARLFVLWSLAAVGLLYLLRRSFFFYLASALIFAGQVYAMTSFGQMSYLLFAITIVGLGYYAFKGKKVSFGFILVNLLGLQMLFLLIEQQLPWAWVSLIPFILYAFGLWLGERPVAHGFHVGPIVFGFGFAVFMVFLHDFSYEYEEFFPNPITFAIVYFLLLLLAGWKIKRDVWKWTPILLFLPLFYLSFGGFIYLISMFVYASFLIYIGDEERHAWKANLGVIMFLISSVVGYFQLAWAFLDKSIFFLFGGALLFMIHWILRRRNRWLVRGGE; the protein is encoded by the coding sequence ATGAATAGAAAATGGCTTGAACAAGAGGGCCCGAACTGGGTCAATCAACAAATCATAACGTCCGAACAATTCGAGGAAATTATTAATCTATATCCGCCGCATCAACGGCGAATGCAACTATTGCCCGTGTTGGCTTCCATTCTGATTGGACTTAGTTTACTGACATTCGTCGCCTCCAATTGGGCTGGATTATCTCATCTAGTCAGATTGATGATCTTGATAGTCACAATGACTGGTTTTTATTCATTTGGATTTTCCTTCTACAACAAGGGTCATCAATGGGTTGGGCAAGGCTTATTAGGACTTGGCGTCATCACGTTTGGGGGAAGTATGATCCTAATTGGACAGATGTATCATTTAATCGCTTATGACGCGCGTCTGTTTGTCTTATGGTCGTTAGCCGCGGTTGGATTGCTGTATTTACTCCGTCGCTCCTTCTTTTTTTATTTAGCAAGCGCCTTGATATTCGCGGGGCAAGTGTATGCAATGACCTCCTTTGGTCAGATGAGTTACCTGTTGTTTGCCATTACCATAGTAGGGTTAGGGTATTACGCCTTCAAAGGGAAAAAGGTTTCGTTTGGTTTCATCTTGGTCAACCTGCTAGGCCTACAAATGCTGTTTTTACTCATTGAACAACAACTGCCTTGGGCTTGGGTTAGTCTGATTCCGTTCATCTTGTACGCGTTCGGACTATGGTTAGGCGAACGCCCTGTTGCGCATGGCTTTCATGTCGGACCGATTGTATTCGGTTTTGGATTTGCTGTATTTATGGTCTTTCTACATGATTTTAGTTACGAATATGAGGAGTTCTTTCCAAACCCGATTACATTTGCGATTGTTTATTTCTTATTGTTACTGTTAGCTGGATGGAAGATTAAGCGAGATGTGTGGAAATGGACGCCAATCCTTTTGTTCCTTCCTTTGTTCTATCTTTCGTTTGGAGGGTTCATTTATTTAATCAGCATGTTTGTATACGCATCGTTCTTAATCTACATTGGAGACGAAGAGCGACATGCTTGGAAAGCAAATCTCGGTGTAATCATGTTCCTCATCAGCAGTGTCGTCGGATATTTTCAATTAGCTTGGGCTTTTCTTGATAAATCCATTTTCTTCTTATTTGGCGGGGCATTGTTATTCATGATTCATTGGATTTTGCGCAGACGAAATCGCTGGCTAGTCAGAGGGGGCGAATGA